One region of Acidobacteriota bacterium genomic DNA includes:
- a CDS encoding NusG-like protein, whose amino-acid sequence MLGSAVGSAESWYAVYTRARHEKKVAVQLQQHSIEFFLPLYKQEKRWNNGLRVQIELPLFPGYLFTRIPLSRRLEVLKVSGVVSFICAGNACPVALPVSDIDHLRIALDKFKTEPHPFLTIGQSVRIIAGPLTGLEGILIAARNQSKVVLSIDLIKRSVAIEVDSADIEQCSTNLSIEARRSPAMYRCAA is encoded by the coding sequence ATGTTAGGATCAGCAGTTGGATCGGCTGAGAGTTGGTACGCAGTGTATACGCGTGCGCGTCATGAAAAGAAAGTGGCTGTTCAACTGCAACAGCATTCAATCGAGTTCTTTCTTCCGCTCTACAAACAGGAGAAACGTTGGAACAACGGCTTGAGAGTGCAAATTGAATTGCCTCTGTTTCCCGGCTATCTGTTTACTCGAATACCTCTTAGTCGACGTCTTGAAGTTCTCAAAGTGTCAGGAGTGGTTTCTTTCATCTGCGCTGGAAATGCCTGTCCTGTAGCTCTACCCGTTAGCGACATCGACCATCTGAGAATTGCCTTGGATAAATTCAAGACAGAGCCACATCCATTCCTCACGATCGGCCAATCAGTACGAATTATTGCCGGGCCGTTAACAGGCTTAGAAGGTATCCTGATCGCGGCTAGAAATCAGTCCAAAGTAGTTCTATCCATCGATCTTATCAAGCGATCGGTCGCGATTGAAGTTGATTCTGCCGATATAGAACAGTGCTCCACTAATCTCTCGATCGAGGCGCGCCGGAGCCCTGCAATGTATCGCTGTGCGGCGTGA
- a CDS encoding hydrolase, which yields MDTTQALPVQIVAGDAVLQGDLHVPANAGGIVLFAHGSGSSRHSPRNQYVASVLQQAGIGTLLLDLLTADEEEVDLRTAQLRFDIELLANRLLHATHWASKQRHLESLGIGYFGASTGAAAALISASKIPEEIGAVVSRGGRPDLAGSALGGVHAPTLLVVGSEDHTVLELNRRAMSQLRCEKKLEILPGTSHLFEEPGALEEVARLAREWLEQHLPRRDKRTQAA from the coding sequence ATGGACACTACTCAGGCCTTGCCAGTGCAGATTGTTGCCGGTGACGCCGTCTTGCAAGGCGATCTGCACGTCCCCGCGAACGCTGGCGGCATTGTTCTCTTCGCTCACGGAAGCGGCAGCAGCCGACATAGTCCGCGTAATCAGTATGTAGCGAGCGTACTGCAGCAGGCGGGGATCGGTACATTGCTTCTCGACTTGCTCACTGCAGATGAAGAGGAAGTCGACCTCAGGACTGCCCAACTGCGATTTGACATTGAGCTGCTGGCGAACCGCTTACTGCACGCTACTCACTGGGCTAGCAAGCAACGTCATTTGGAGAGCCTCGGGATCGGATACTTCGGAGCAAGCACCGGAGCGGCAGCTGCCTTGATCAGCGCGAGCAAGATACCGGAGGAGATCGGAGCAGTAGTCTCGCGAGGTGGCCGTCCTGATCTGGCTGGATCTGCCCTTGGCGGTGTTCACGCACCTACTCTTCTCGTCGTCGGCAGTGAAGATCATACTGTTTTGGAACTGAACCGGAGAGCAATGTCGCAACTGCGTTGCGAGAAGAAGCTCGAAATCCTTCCCGGCACAAGTCATTTGTTCGAGGAACCCGGAGCACTCGAGGAAGTAGCGCGACTTGCGCGCGAATGGTTGGAACAGCATTTACCGCGACGCGATAAGCGGACCCAGGCCGCATGA
- a CDS encoding DUF2784 domain-containing protein: MTANSSGIYIELADVVLFLHAVFIAWMSFGALLTRSHPLLRRLHIASLIWGILIELFPWTCPLTYFENLLEAKAGVEPYQGSFLLHYLDKIVYPDISPVVLTLAGVLVCAANLSIYARRTLLSARNSKRVERCDMALLFSGHS, from the coding sequence ATGACTGCCAATAGCTCCGGGATCTATATTGAACTGGCAGACGTAGTGTTGTTTCTTCACGCTGTCTTCATCGCGTGGATGAGCTTTGGCGCTCTCTTGACGCGTTCGCATCCTCTTTTGAGAAGATTGCACATTGCTTCGCTGATTTGGGGAATTCTGATTGAACTGTTCCCTTGGACGTGTCCACTGACCTACTTTGAGAATCTCCTGGAGGCCAAGGCTGGAGTTGAACCATACCAGGGTAGCTTTTTGTTGCACTACTTGGACAAGATTGTTTATCCAGACATTTCGCCAGTAGTTCTTACACTTGCCGGAGTACTTGTTTGCGCTGCCAATCTCAGTATTTACGCTCGGCGCACTTTGCTCTCTGCAAGGAACAGCAAGAGGGTTGAGCGATGCGATATGGCATTGCTATTCAGCGGGCACTCTTGA
- a CDS encoding alpha/beta hydrolase yields the protein MHARVSTSPARYESLPVVLVHGIGITSRYWVPTSVLLAPWFRNYAPDLPGFGLSDKPRRTLQVRQLADWMAAWMRARNIAGAALVGNSFGCQIVADFAVRYPELLSCTVHIGPTTDPKGHTAREQVRRWQRNNPGEPFSHKIVSYRDYWDCGIPRVLRTFANSLDDHIERKLPHIRVPSLVVRGSCDPIVPQRWAEEATRLLPKGKLVVIPGAFHTVNFSSPLELVRVMKPFLIEVSRSLEQHQEKAA from the coding sequence ATGCACGCCCGCGTATCAACCAGCCCCGCTCGATACGAGTCACTTCCGGTTGTGCTTGTCCACGGAATCGGTATCACTAGTCGCTACTGGGTTCCAACTTCGGTCTTACTCGCTCCCTGGTTCCGCAACTACGCTCCCGATCTCCCTGGTTTTGGTCTTAGCGACAAACCACGCCGCACTCTGCAAGTGCGGCAGTTGGCCGACTGGATGGCCGCATGGATGCGTGCAAGGAATATCGCCGGCGCCGCTTTGGTGGGAAACTCCTTTGGCTGCCAGATCGTCGCCGACTTTGCCGTGCGCTATCCGGAGTTGCTTTCCTGCACCGTCCATATCGGACCTACGACTGATCCTAAAGGACACACGGCTCGTGAACAGGTCCGCCGATGGCAGCGGAATAATCCAGGCGAGCCATTCAGCCACAAAATTGTCTCTTATCGCGATTATTGGGACTGCGGCATCCCACGCGTTCTGCGCACATTCGCAAATTCTCTCGACGACCACATTGAACGCAAGCTGCCCCACATTCGCGTGCCCTCGCTAGTCGTGCGCGGCTCCTGTGATCCGATAGTCCCGCAACGCTGGGCCGAAGAGGCAACTCGGCTCCTCCCGAAAGGAAAATTGGTCGTTATACCGGGAGCATTTCACACGGTTAACTTCAGCTCTCCGCTTGAACTTGTGCGCGTAATGAAGCCCTTCCTTATTGAGGTAAGTCGCTCCCTGGAGCAGCACCAGGAGAAAGCCGCGTGA
- a CDS encoding short chain dehydrogenase: protein MLLKKLEESVAVITGASSGIGRATALELAERGTTVVLAARREAALREVAEECRRLGIRADVIPSDVSDENAVRELARRAIEAFGRIDLWVNNAAVTVFGRFEETPLQAARRVIDVNLFGYIHGARAVIPYFREQNSGVLINVASQVAKMGEPFASYYVMTKFAIRGLGECLRQELRDTRIDVCTLLPAAIDTPLYQQGANYTGKVAKPMSPVYDARMVARDLIKLAEHPRREMHSGMSGRVASVAHSLAPGLVEKVAARKVEKEHFLDKPAEPSEGNLFTPMPEFNSIGGGWQAREKPSRTPLLLAAAAVASVIGTMTWWLRRRPRGLRKVIDRMVA from the coding sequence GTGCTGCTCAAAAAACTAGAAGAATCCGTTGCTGTTATCACCGGCGCTTCGAGCGGGATTGGACGCGCAACCGCACTGGAGCTTGCAGAGCGCGGGACTACTGTCGTTCTGGCCGCCCGTCGCGAAGCCGCGCTGCGTGAAGTGGCGGAAGAGTGCCGGCGGTTAGGGATCCGGGCTGATGTTATTCCCAGTGACGTCAGCGATGAAAATGCTGTTCGAGAGTTGGCGCGCCGTGCGATCGAGGCCTTCGGCCGGATTGATCTCTGGGTCAACAACGCTGCCGTAACTGTATTTGGACGCTTTGAAGAGACGCCATTGCAAGCTGCGCGGCGGGTAATCGACGTCAATCTTTTCGGTTATATCCACGGAGCGCGTGCAGTGATCCCCTATTTCCGGGAACAGAACTCTGGTGTGCTCATCAATGTGGCTTCACAGGTTGCAAAAATGGGAGAGCCGTTCGCCAGCTATTACGTAATGACGAAGTTCGCCATCCGAGGGCTTGGAGAATGTCTCCGTCAGGAGCTGAGGGACACGCGCATTGACGTTTGCACTCTCCTGCCGGCTGCGATCGATACTCCGCTCTATCAGCAGGGAGCGAATTACACAGGAAAAGTCGCCAAACCGATGTCGCCGGTTTATGACGCTCGTATGGTCGCGCGGGATCTGATCAAACTTGCTGAACATCCGCGACGCGAGATGCATTCCGGAATGAGTGGGCGCGTGGCTTCGGTTGCGCATTCGCTTGCGCCAGGACTCGTGGAGAAAGTAGCGGCGCGCAAGGTGGAAAAAGAACACTTTCTCGACAAGCCCGCCGAACCGAGCGAAGGGAACCTCTTTACTCCGATGCCCGAGTTCAACTCAATCGGCGGTGGATGGCAAGCGCGTGAAAAACCCAGTAGGACGCCTTTGCTCCTCGCTGCCGCAGCGGTTGCTTCCGTGATAGGAACGATGACCTGGTGGTTGCGCCGCAGGCCGCGGGGCCTGCGGAAGGTCATCGATCGCATGGTGGCATAG
- a CDS encoding erythromycin esterase gives MLSASILGEINRIAIPITFSPADYDPLLQWIGDRDLVLIGEASHGTHDFYRERALITRRLIQEKGFRALAIEGDWPHAHRVHQFVRGIGEDANAYDCLGEFTRFPAWMWRNTDVLAFVDWLRGFNDRIPKREDRVGFYGLDLYSMHSSIHAVLSYLDRVDPEAAQRARYRYGCFDHFGEDTQAYGYAAAFGLSKDCQNEVIGQLVELRRRSADLASRNGRAEPEDYLSAEQNARLVQNAERYYRAMFAGGAESWNVRDRHMAETLAWLRANRPKGKTVVWAHNSHLGDARATGMAVQGEVNLGQLARERWNNNVFLLGFTTHSGEVTAASRWEAQAERKRVRMALEGSYESLFHQTRIPAFVLSLWDSDLAQALRGPHLERAIGVIYLPETERMSHYFRGRLPEQFDAVIHIDRTKALIPLERTSTWEAGETPETYPFAV, from the coding sequence ATGCTGTCCGCGAGCATTCTCGGCGAGATCAATCGGATTGCAATACCAATCACCTTCAGTCCCGCTGATTATGATCCACTGCTTCAGTGGATCGGAGATCGCGATCTGGTGCTGATCGGAGAAGCGTCGCATGGAACGCACGACTTCTATCGCGAGCGGGCGCTTATAACGCGGCGTCTTATTCAAGAGAAAGGATTCCGAGCACTTGCGATTGAAGGTGATTGGCCACACGCGCATCGCGTACACCAGTTTGTGCGCGGGATCGGCGAAGATGCCAATGCTTATGACTGTCTAGGTGAGTTCACGCGATTTCCTGCCTGGATGTGGCGCAACACCGACGTGCTCGCATTCGTCGATTGGCTTCGAGGATTCAACGATAGGATTCCAAAACGAGAGGACCGGGTCGGATTCTACGGTCTCGATCTTTACAGCATGCACTCCTCAATTCATGCCGTGCTTTCTTATCTGGACAGGGTGGATCCCGAAGCGGCACAGAGGGCGCGATATCGATACGGCTGCTTCGATCATTTTGGAGAGGACACACAGGCATATGGTTACGCTGCGGCATTCGGTTTATCCAAGGATTGCCAGAATGAGGTAATTGGGCAATTAGTCGAGCTACGCCGCCGCAGCGCTGATCTGGCTTCCCGAAATGGGCGTGCTGAGCCGGAGGACTATCTCTCTGCAGAGCAGAACGCACGTCTCGTGCAGAACGCCGAACGCTACTATCGCGCGATGTTTGCAGGGGGGGCCGAATCGTGGAATGTGCGCGACAGGCACATGGCGGAGACGCTTGCCTGGTTGCGCGCAAATCGACCGAAAGGGAAGACAGTGGTCTGGGCGCACAATTCGCATCTAGGCGATGCCCGGGCGACAGGCATGGCTGTTCAAGGCGAGGTGAACCTCGGTCAATTGGCACGCGAGCGATGGAACAATAACGTCTTCCTGCTTGGATTCACTACACATTCTGGAGAAGTGACGGCAGCCTCGCGATGGGAAGCTCAGGCGGAACGAAAGCGGGTCCGCATGGCACTGGAAGGAAGCTACGAATCATTGTTCCACCAGACGCGCATTCCTGCATTCGTGCTTTCGCTGTGGGATTCCGATCTGGCTCAAGCATTGCGAGGTCCGCACCTGGAGCGTGCAATTGGTGTGATCTATCTTCCCGAAACTGAGCGTATGAGCCATTACTTCAGGGGTCGCCTTCCAGAGCAGTTCGATGCGGTCATCCACATCGACAGAACCAAAGCGCTGATTCCGTTGGAGCGAACGAGCACGTGGGAAGCGGGTGAGACACCAGAAACTTATCCATTTGCGGTTTGA
- a CDS encoding phosphoribosyl transferase, whose amino-acid sequence MTVLFQDRREAGRVLATALESFRDRPDVVILALPRGGVPVAYEVAHYLDLPLDIFIVRKLGVPGHEELAMGAIASGGTVVVNRSVVDELSISDAEIETVAKREKLEIERREREYRDGHPPMEVEGRTAILIDDGLATGASMRAAARALRPRARKVIVAVPVASQSTCNEFRAEVDEIICATTPQPFFAVGMFYRDFQQTSDEEVRTLLSQARGRSSWRAA is encoded by the coding sequence CTGACTGTGTTATTTCAGGATCGCAGAGAAGCAGGCCGGGTATTGGCGACGGCCCTCGAATCATTTCGGGACCGGCCTGATGTAGTTATATTGGCACTGCCGCGTGGCGGCGTACCAGTCGCTTATGAGGTGGCTCACTACCTGGACCTTCCACTCGACATTTTTATCGTGCGGAAACTCGGAGTTCCAGGACACGAAGAGTTGGCAATGGGGGCAATCGCTAGTGGCGGGACAGTTGTTGTGAACCGATCGGTCGTCGATGAGCTTAGTATCTCTGACGCTGAAATTGAAACCGTAGCCAAACGTGAAAAGCTGGAAATCGAACGTCGCGAGCGCGAGTATCGCGACGGACATCCTCCCATGGAGGTTGAAGGCCGAACCGCAATTTTGATCGACGATGGCCTGGCAACAGGAGCGAGCATGCGTGCTGCTGCGCGTGCCCTCCGACCCCGAGCGCGAAAGGTGATCGTAGCGGTACCCGTTGCCTCGCAATCGACATGCAATGAATTCCGCGCTGAAGTTGACGAGATCATCTGCGCCACCACGCCGCAGCCATTCTTTGCAGTGGGAATGTTCTATCGCGATTTTCAGCAAACTAGCGATGAGGAAGTCCGCACACTGCTGTCACAAGCTCGAGGCAGAAGTTCGTGGAGGGCCGCTTAG